The genomic region TACCTGCTATTCGCAAATACCTTGAGGAATATGTTCAAGAAGCCTGTCAGCGTGATGCCTGTTATGAAGAATTTCTGGCACAACTGCTGCAAAAGGAGTGTGATGCAAGGCGGGAGGCCTCACGGTACAACCGTATTCGCCTGGCCCAATTTACCCATAAGAAATATTTGGAGGACTTATCAATTAAGGATCTACCGGAGGACGCACAGAAGAAACTGAAGATACTTAAGACGTTGGATTTCCTTAGGGAAGGGCGGAACGTAATATTAGCAGGTAGTCCCGGCACTGGTAAAACCCATGTTGCCATAGGACTTGGCATCAAAGCCTGCCTGGAGGGCTACAAAGTATGGTTTACAACAGTTCCCCTACTAATTAGCCGGATCAAGGAATGCAGAGCGGAACAGACATTACGCGCCTTCCAAAACAGATTCGAGAAATATGACCTGGTTATCGCGGACGAGATGGGCTACATCTCCTTCGACAAAGAAGGTTCTGAGCTGTTGTTTACCCACCTGTCACTTCGGGCCGGGAGAAAATCCACTATTATCACTACAAACCTTTCTTTTGAGCGATGGGGGGGAAATATTCCAGGATCCGGTTATGACTGCAGCTATGATTGACCGTTTAACACATCAATCATACATAATTAATATGAATGGGAATTCCTATCGAATGAAAGAAACAAAGGAGTGGTTGCAGAAGCAGCAATTGGCCTAATTTATTAGGCAGAACCCCTCGTGTATACTGTATTCAAATTGACACGATCATGCTTTGCATTGTCACGATTAATGAGATAACGTAAAAAACTGTGGATAA from Desulfotomaculum nigrificans DSM 574 harbors:
- a CDS encoding ATP-binding protein, coding for PAIRKYLEEYVQEACQRDACYEEFLAQLLQKECDARREASRYNRIRLAQFTHKKYLEDLSIKDLPEDAQKKLKILKTLDFLREGRNVILAGSPGTGKTHVAIGLGIKACLEGYKVWFTTVPLLISRIKECRAEQTLRAFQNRFEKYDLVIADEMGYISFDKEGSELLFTHLSLRAGRKSTIITTNLSFERWGGNIPGSGYDCSYD
- a CDS encoding ATP-binding protein; protein product: MIDRLTHQSYIINMNGNSYRMKETKEWLQKQQLA